tagtgaccgacgccgggcaagaacgagagtgaacattggtttgacatttcagcggtggagagagttgagatcggacttggattagaaaagtgattcacagctggctttctttctactccaaaagataagaagcgagtatcttgacatttagaaaaaaaatgtgttgttttcaaataccaataacctcaagatcgatcacttctcggtcgtaactattggggtgaaagtgaggtggacggtcacatttagcgtgaaaggggcggcaaagttgaatgtaatagaacagaatgactttatgaagaacagacgttccattccgcggcgtttcaatcaggctaaatgttgccttattttcctccgtgaaaacagcctattgtagctacattatgctaacgaaatgtgaacggtactactgaatggtgataacattcacggccatatcacactaagtagtgaatgggtctatatgtttttcacaatcgtcaatttccataaatgacagcccacctttcggctaatgcacaatgacgctagcctgggggcgacacactaataatgacgagaatcaggttgacgtctgtcgagcggggtgactacaatatgtaactgcatattatcATCGGAATgtggtccaattaattgacgtaatttgcacatcgttttggagtagcctacagcacaggactggacttcgaccgactaaagcaatatgatctgcacgtcccgtggacatcaattgtttagtggggatcgaaaGTCTCATTCTGTGAAgtagccagctttgtataacattataaaacttctgacctctgaaaacatcgtttaattggatatgaagagcccagtcttcagtattgaggtcgtgcacgtacgagtgcgcgcagcgtgtacgagcgtgcagtttgttttcggccacaggtggcagtagagatttgaaattttaaatcttccatatagctgctttaatgttttgtttataatttgatattttcatttttcacgttacaattaatacttttaaaaactaatttggcCACTTGTTGACTAAAAATATTACGTGCTCATGTAAtgacagctcacttgttttctggtttggtcatgtgacattcacaaggtgagctgtgattggtcattacctgagcaaattgtgacgtcattttcagttgacagcaagttgcaaaaagtgtttttaaaaaaaattgtattatagaaaaaatattaactttgacTGCCAaccagtatccctttaaagatttGCTTCTAAACACATCATACATGTTTGTAGATATGTAATTGCTGAAAATGTACATTAACTGAAATTGTTTGAATGAATTGTTTTGATGAAATATCGTTCAGCCACCAGAGGCTTTTTAGTGGAAATATTTCATGGCTCAAACATGcatgtatatattatatttgattgacagatgCCTGGACTGGTTTACGCACATTCAGCAGACATGCACACAGCATCTACAACAGCATGACCTTATTTTATATGTggcgattctttttttttttaatcattcaaacTTAGCAAGGCTGTTAATGCTTTTTGTATGCAAGACATTTAGTTTCACTTTATAGGGACTCATTTGAGGATTAGGATAAGTGGTTCAtaacatgaaatgaaatgaacacATTTACAGGTAAACTAATGCTCACTGTGAATGCCCAATTCCACCCGAAAGGTTTTGGGTTAGTCGTTCTTATGTCTGAACACTCGCTGGACCTTCTTCAGCTGGAGGTAAAACCAGTAGAGCTGAGGCAGAAGGATCGCCAGGTTACCGACGTTACAGTGCCAAGGCAGGTGAGAGGGCACTTTGTGCAGCGGAATGCCAAAATCGTGGCCGTACTTCCAATACATGTAGGGGAAGATCAGGATCCGACACATGATGAATGTGATGAGAACCAAGACGCTGCTGATTTTGTGCAGCCTGGAGTTCTCCAGGCCCACCTGGAAACGAGACGGAAGAGGTTGCGTTCAAGCGTccaatctagttttagtccagccCTGACGATGTTGGTGAGTCATGTATAGAGGACcacaactgccaaaattctaaataaataaaggactaaaagtgaaaataaaacagatataaaaaataaaatgagaaaattatatccacaaaaataaatataaatggaaataaaaagaacaaaatacgtaaatatatacattgaatataatttttgaattatatttttttatattcacttttagtaatttatttatttgtgtagtcatttattttgtcatgtatttacttttacttttggcagttttggtccatattgccaaatcaaaatgttattcaaataagGGGGCGGTCGTCCATTGCaaggcgagacttccttgttcaccgagctgctcactcgaccaatgacaggcagtttgcaacggtggagtccaacccaagacatgcttaggaccgcccccttatTTGAATAACaattcgacttggcagtacggaccaaaacaaaactgccaaaattaaaaaaataaatacataaataaataaataaacaaacaaataaatatatgactaaaagtgaaaataaaaacgaatatgaaaaaaatacaaatttaaaattatattaaaaataaaaatgaatggaaataaaaaaaaaattttatataaatatatatatatatatatatataattttgttatgttcatttttattttcacttttagtcatttatttatttattttgaattttgacagtttttgtccTCCATAGTCACGTACCTGGACGATGATTTTTGAAATGGCAGTAAAAGCGACGCTGAGTTCCGTGATGAACAAACAGCCGATGAAAAAGTCACCCAGTCCTCTCCTGTAGAACTGAAAGACACGCGCGTATGAGGATGACTAAAGCTGTCTCACGTTTTACAATCTCATTTCAGCAGACTCAATTCTTACAATGCCAACGGGGAGGAGGATACCGAGAACTGCCAGGTGATGAAGCACTGTCAACCAATAGCGGGAGAGGAAAGCCTTCAGTGTCAACAGAGAGTGCTTGTTGTACATGCTGTTGCCTCTCAGCCTGTGCGTATGGTAGTGGCTTATATACGAGGCGTACAGGTCGATGGCCGAATACGGATATCCAAACACCAGAAACTCGCTGAGCACCCAGTGACTGTGAACCGTAAGAAAAAATATTGGTAAGATGGATTTCACTATAAAGGTCCCATTGCGATTGAAGATTATCAAAGCTCAAATCTTAAAATGACCTGTCCGTCATGACATGCTTGCAGGATATCGCCGTGATGACTCCCGTTGTGGTAGCCAAGGAAGCGTGGAGAACATCAATGAGCctgaaaacagcaacaacaggaTGCAATTTTAATGCAACTTTATTAGTGGTTGAAAATTCATGCAGATACAGGGAAAGCATGTAAACTCCACACAGGGAGGCTGGAgcccggaatcgaaccctcaaCCTCTGAACTGAGGAGGCAGACGTCCTGCTAACCAGTCTACCATCGTGCTGCTTGTTTTGCGCTGCATTTGTGTTCCTATAACGTCAGCAAAGTTATGGCATCacattgttttaattgtatACGAGCCCACAtatggtgatttatttatttttgtcttcttGTCACTATGACTACTTAACTGTACTATGTAAATCACGGTTGCCCAACTCTGGTACTCGAGGATTCcttatcctgcatgttttagctgTTTTctttcctccaacacacctgattcaaaagaTCGTTATTAGGCTTCTACAGAGATTTTatgttgctgatgagctgatcatttgaattaggtgtgttggaggagaggAAATGTCTAAAACATGAAAGATTAGGTCTGGAAACCCCTGATCTAAGTTAACAAAAGAAGGAATCTATTTTGTGTGATTTTGTTCTGGTTGTACCAAATGATCACAACGGCATAATAGACAGAAAAGAAATCATTTTTACTTATGTTAAGTACATTTTTTATAAGTTCAATCAGTAGTTCGACATTTGCCAGTTTTATGTATGTTTCCTAGACACATATGGTGTGTAGTTTTCCAGCTGttattgtagaaaaaaatatataaaaataaacaacgacTGTCCCCACCCTACCCGAAAGGGTGAGCCGTAGCTGTTGGCAGCCAATCAAAGGACAACAGCAGCAAACTACTAATGCGCCCTCAGTTTGCCTCAAGTAAACTCAGCCCAACATGAGCAGAGTGCACGCATAAAATCGACTTTAATAACACTTTAAAGTGTTGAATTAAGCGGCGCATGAGCTTGTTAATTGCACAAATGATAATGATGACTGACTTACCTTTCGCTGACGATCAACACATCTGCGTCGCTCCAGTGCGTGAAGGTCCACCTGAGTACTTTTCTGAAGCCGACGTAAAATCCAGCAAACGTCGCAACTCCACAAGCCAACGTTTTAAGCATGATGGTCGATGTCGTCGCAGGTATAGCCGAATAAAATAAGATATCACTTaattgcaaaataacaaaacactcGCTGTTATGGTTTGGTAACAACGTTGCTCAACCGAGTGGACGAACGGATGTGACGTGTGAGAGGCAGTTTGTGGCATATGACGTGCTTTCATAATAAAAGCATTGGAtaacgtgtgtgtgtatatatatatatatatatatatatatatatatatatatatatatatatatatatatatatatatatatatatatatatatatatatatatatatatatatatatatatatatatatatatatatggataagCGTGTTTAATTGCTACCTACCTAGTGTGGgaacatgtttaaaaatagGACATGTTATCACCACAACCTGTGTAAATCACAGCTTTGTCAGTCACAAAACATCCATCTAAAGTAAATTTACTCTTAGTAATGCCATTTGATAACGTGTCATAAATAAACGTATCTGACTGTATATCAAAtagtccccccccccttttttttttttttttttttttttttaaacataaaatgtggtgCATAAAAAGTGCTTGtgctgaagaagaaaaatatcacgttaacacacttttttttgttttgtttaagaggtagctagcttgtttttttttgggttgtttgttattttacacaagcttaaaaaatacaaatatggcagtaaaaaaattaaaataaatacaacacgtGAACGTGCTTATCAAGGAGTGGACATCACCTAAGAATAATAACAtcttaataacaaaaatatactaCCAATGCTATATATAGCCTCAAACACATCTTAACGTAACTGAATTGTGACTTtagaaaaaataattccatCGCAGTACACATATGAAAGTCTGTAAATACAGTCAGTCAAGCTTCTGCAACGCCATATCTCTTTGATATTAAAGCTTCCTTaagtttaattttatatttcgATAGACATAGAATCGGCGTTCCCATAGTTTTGCTAACATTGTGAACTGAGTAATGAAAGGAGTTGGTTTAGCATGGCATTGTGCTGCCACCATGTGACCAAATGCGATACTGCAGCTTGAAgttgcaaaatttactttgttttgtttacataccCGAAAGCAGCCACTGGCTGATTTGTTCAACTTCTGATAAAAAataagaacccccccccccccccccccccccccccccccccccccccccccacacacccacacacacacccacacacacacccacacccacacacacacccacacacacacacacatagaatcAAAACAACCTTGAatacatttctttctttctttttattaaacttaaaaaaaaaactattacattcattttttccataaaaGTGCACTGTGCTGGCTGTAACAGAAAGGCAGACTAGCAGTGCTTATAAAGGCGTACAGTAATGTAATTTAGTTAATGCCTGAGTTGTAAACAgtgtattttaaatttaaattatttttgtttatttattaaaaaaaaaattaagaatagCTGCACTTACACCCCATTGTGCGTCTAACAACTTtacgttgtgttttttttttagttaatttactTTCCTTTGTTTATCATACAGTCGCTTGGCTTTCTTCAGCAGGAGGTAAAACCAGTAGACCTGGGGTGCGAAGATGGTCAGGTTGCCTGCGTTGCAGTGCCACGGCAGATGGAAGGCGACTCGGTGCAGTGGAATGTTAACTTGCCGCGCGTACATCCAGTACATGAAGGGGAAGATCAGGATCCGACACGTGAAGAACGTCAAGAGCACTAACATGCCGTTGATTCTGTGCAGCCTGCTGTTGTCAAGGCCCAGCTGGATCCCAGACAGGAGACGAACAGTAAGTCAGAGGCAAATAAAAAtcggtgatgatgtcatcagcacAGAAAGAAAAAGTTGGAAAGGCCAGGTGTCACAAGATTGGAATTAATATATCGGTAAaatcacatcatccatcttttgAAGCATCATCCAAACTGCTTATTGTGAACAAAGCCTAAAGTCGATGGTGTGCTGCGTACCTGTATGAGAATCTTCCCAAAACACAGAAAAGGTGTGCTGAATTCCGTGATGAAAAAGCACCCGAGGAAGAAATCACCTAGTCCTCTTCTGTAAAACTGATACGAAGCAACATGAGTGTTCATGACAGACAAAGCGAGGCAGTAAATTCTTACCAAAACGATGGGCATGAAAACCAGAATCAGTGCCAAGTGATGGAGGACAAGCAACCAGTCTTTGGCGAGGAAAGCCTTCATTGTTTGCTGAGAGTGGCGGTTGTGCAGATTGCTTGCACATCGGAGCCTCTTAATGTGGTAATGGCTCAGGTACATGGCAAACAGGTCGGTCAGCATATACGACGAGCCAAACAAGACAAACTCATTGACCAGCCAGTGACTGTGTAGGGGGAGAATAATTTGTGAGCAGAAGAATACAACTGACATAGGAAACTAATACATGTAATTTTGAAGAGGGTCTTTTGTTCTGTCAattgctttttatttccatgtagAAAATATGAACACATTCATTTATAAACTCAAATCTTGTGCGCAGTGGAACCTTCTATAAGCCACACAATCCTGATGCTGGTTGCTCTAatgtcaagaaaatatttcctGAGGTTCAAGGTTTGAATCTCAGTTCAGTCATTCCTGTGCGTTCACATTCCCACCTATGggcaatttagtcttcaattgACGTAACGTGTTTTTGTGGAATGTTggaagtagtgttaattttatccgacattttcaaatttagtctcagttttagtccaatttcaatcatgcttgtcaggttttatcatagttattcaaactcatcccgtttttatttagtccatttttagtgaaCTATAAATctggcattttagtctttattttagtcaagaaaactataataataatgatgatataataattttatttgtctagatTTAGTaagcaaaaactgtcaacattttagtctcatTTTAGTCcggacaatcatttaaccccttcattcatttatttatttagtcatttatttatttatctttctttcttttttaagcagattatgttgaacatttcaggtCTAAAATTATATCACGTtaaattttctctcatttatttgatgaaaaacaacatgACACACAACAGTACAGTAGTATATCAACACGTGGCTACTATGGCGCCATGCTAAgatagtaaattagccagcattagttactGGTTGGATTAAGAACATTATAACCGTTAGATTAATGTTGCATTATGACtataatttacttcttttttttttttttttttttttttttaatcattcaccgtgaatccatctgctgtctgtcccatgtgtttgtgtatgctgcatcactagctgcagatttgaaaaggggtgtcacatgacagattagcagagacaagattttacaaaatcatatttttcgtctcgtttttgttcatgaactaaaatattCACAGATTATTATCAGtgaacattttcgtctcgtatgcattagttgacaaaaatgcatactgatttagtcccagttattgtaggttttagtctagtctaatctagttttgttgacgaaattatatttgtttagttttcgttgacgaaattaacatttAGTTGGAagaagtcagaaaaaaagccacaTATGCAAATTCCACATAACTGTGAAGCAGACATGCAGTTTAAATTTTGGGGAAatagtaaacaaaataaatacattaagcATTACAGAAATCGCAAAAGCCTTTTTTGAAATACAActgcgctgtttttttttttttttttaaatagccagGGAAGCAGGTTCAACCAGAAGGCTACTtgtttaacttgaatacaaaggGGAGGTTGTACCACCTTTTTGTAAAGGATTTAGTTGGTTTTGAATTTGTCATTAAATAAACTACAATGTAATTGCAATTTATAAACTGCAAtgtattttcctttttacaTTGCATATCTTTATATTTATAACCaatctctctttctctcaccccccccccccaaaaaaaaacaaacaaaaaaaaaacaaaacaaaaaatgttttacttttttcccccacttgcaTTGCTCAAAAGCCATTATTATTTCATGGTTATAATGTTTTTATTCAACATATAAAGGTTGTTTGACTGTGAAGGTTCCACTGCTCCACTCATCTCTTATTACCTGAAATTACCTGTCAGTGATGACATTCTTACAAGATGAAACCACTGTGATTCCAGTTGCAGTAGATATGCTAGCGTGGATGGCAGAAACCAGcctgaaaaacacaaatgtatATTTAAGTTTGGCCGATACAAGCTGGGGTCTACAAGTCAACTTTACGAACGGCGCGTAGTGAAATAGTTTGCGTTGTGCGTTTTCACGTGGTACAGGAAGACACGCTAGTGCACgccgcatttaaaaaaatgactatagTCTTTAAGTGTTTTTCATACCAATATTTACCATAAGACTTCATTAATTACTGTGTTATTAGGCACTAGTAATGTGATAGACTACGGTGCGTACAATTTGTGTCCGATGACTCTTGTAAAATAGGAAGTATTATTTCACAAACTATAAACTGACAAGCACTTTTAACCTATATTATATAATCAATCGCTCTCATAATAAGAGAAACGATTGAAgcttttcgttttgttttacattgaaGCACCAGGAAGCGGCTTCGAGTACAGCACCTGCTTGAATGAACTTACAACAACTACCAACCTTTCGCTGACGGTCACTACGTCTGCGTCGTCCCAGTGTCTGAACTTGAACTTGAGTAATTTCCCCAGCCCGTAGAAGAGACCAGGAAACACCACGGCGCCACTTGCCCAGGCGGTTAACATGATGTTATGCGCCTTTCTTGTCGTTCTACAGCTTTTAGTTCGTGGACGCTGGATCAGAATCATCAATGTGCTAAAGCCGCCTTGAACAGGTAaacttgttgttgttatacGTCAGCTtgtccgccatattggatgtacctttttttttttctttttttttttacccgaaACTAGTATGAAATTCAGAACGCGAAATACACAGTCCTCAAACACATTCAGTATCTACATGtacgtacatacatacatacatacatacatacatacatacatacatacatacacatacatacgtTGTTTTGACAGATTTCAAGTttacattgaaaatatttcaaataattattagtagtttccacttatttatgtatttactgcTCGGCAGTCACTGGAGACGGACTAGCAGAACAGCCTTTCTTTTCCCCCACtgttttatcattttatttaattggaaCACATAGTAATACAAGCAATGGCACGCAAACAAACAGCTATCAGTGTAGAAAAGGCTACAATGTAGTCTATTCCTTGGGTCTGATATGTTCAACGTTGTTAACCTCGTAACGGAGACTaatcctaatttgcataatttgtcaTCTCTATTCATTGGAGGGTAAATTCACGTGACATAGCTTTCCTCGCGCTCTTGCGTGTGGCCGATTACCCAGTCAGTCTTCGCCAGCAGCGATAGCAGGAAAGTCTGGCGCTCGCGTGTGTGCTGTGTCGTGAGTTGGTCCAGTGGTGTGCGTCGATGACTGGAAACCACACCCACACTCTCTCTCacactcgcacacacacacacacacacacacacacacacacacacacacacacacacacacacacacacacacacacacacacacacacacacacacacacacacacacccatacaGACACTAAAcgaataacatatatatgaaGATGGAAGAAATACTGTACCACTTGAACTGAATTGAATCAATTAATTTGGAGTAAATCAAAGAAAGTCAACCCTTGTATGGAGTATCATTTGGAACCTTGGTCTGAGTCGGCCTCAAGTGGTGTTTGGCCAACACACCGGTGTGAAGACAGCTCGCTCACCTGAATCAGTGAACTATTAGCATTCCTCCCCTACATTGAAGGTCCTTCGAGACGGATGAGCTGTGTTTACATCAAGATGGATCAATACTCAGAGCATGAAGATTATGATGCACGTCCCCGACGACAGATTCGTCCCCCTGCCCGCTATGAGGATTATGAAGTGGATTTTCAGGACCGCAGCATATGGAGGTACAGAGAGGACGAAGAGGTCCCTCACCTGGAGGATCGGGCCAGGATGACCACCCTCACCTCAGCGTATGATTTTTCCCTACCAAGCCACATGCAGCGGCGGAACACTAATCTCCAAGAGACGGACAGGTGCTATGGCAAGGAGCAGCACCCCCAAGAGGATCTGCTTGTCTCCCTGCTGACACCAGAACGGAAGATGTCCCCTGTTCACTCTACTCCACTTCATCCGATGCAGCCCTGTCACCCACAAGAGGACATAAGATCTGAATTGGAGGACATCCGTCATGAGAGACACCTCCTACAAGAGACACAGCGGCACTTGGCATCAGAACTCATAGACATGAGAGCTCTGCGGGCCGATATGAAGCAACTAGTAGATGCTTTTCACAACTTTACAAGCCGATCT
This genomic stretch from Festucalex cinctus isolate MCC-2025b chromosome 13, RoL_Fcin_1.0, whole genome shotgun sequence harbors:
- the LOC144033355 gene encoding ceramide synthase-like, producing the protein MLKTLACGVATFAGFYVGFRKVLRWTFTHWSDADVLIVSERLIDVLHASLATTTGVITAISCKHVMTDSHWVLSEFLVFGYPYSAIDLYASYISHYHTHRLRGNSMYNKHSLLTLKAFLSRYWLTVLHHLAVLGILLPVGIFYRRGLGDFFIGCLFITELSVAFTAISKIIVQVGLENSRLHKISSVLVLITFIMCRILIFPYMYWKYGHDFGIPLHKVPSHLPWHCNVGNLAILLPQLYWFYLQLKKVQRVFRHKND
- the LOC144033824 gene encoding TLC domain-containing protein 3A-like isoform X1, with product MILIQRPRTKSCRTTRKAHNIMLTAWASGAVVFPGLFYGLGKLLKFKFRHWDDADVVTVSERLVSAIHASISTATGITVVSSCKNVITDSHWLVNEFVLFGSSYMLTDLFAMYLSHYHIKRLRCASNLHNRHSQQTMKAFLAKDWLLVLHHLALILVFMPIVLVRIYCLALSVMNTHVASYQFYRRGLGDFFLGCFFITEFSTPFLCFGKILIQLGLDNSRLHRINGMLVLLTFFTCRILIFPFMYWMYARQVNIPLHRVAFHLPWHCNAGNLTIFAPQVYWFYLLLKKAKRLYDKQRKVN
- the LOC144033824 gene encoding TLC domain-containing protein 3A-like isoform X2, which produces MILIQRPRTKSCRTTRKAHNIMLTAWASGAVVFPGLFYGLGKLLKFKFRHWDDADVVTVSERLVSAIHASISTATGITVVSSCKNVITDSHWLVNEFVLFGSSYMLTDLFAMYLSHYHIKRLRCASNLHNRHSQQTMKAFLAKDWLLVLHHLALILVFMPIVLFYRRGLGDFFLGCFFITEFSTPFLCFGKILIQLGLDNSRLHRINGMLVLLTFFTCRILIFPFMYWMYARQVNIPLHRVAFHLPWHCNAGNLTIFAPQVYWFYLLLKKAKRLYDKQRKVN